In a genomic window of Pseudomonas putida:
- a CDS encoding metallophosphoesterase, producing MLDPARSYDLIGDVHGCALTLEHLLDRLGYHKQGGVWRHASRMAVFVGDIIDRGPRIREALHIVHDMVEAGQALCIMGNHEFNALGWATPALPGSGKQFVREHTPRHARLLHETLTQFEHHPGDWHDFQQWFYELPLFVDAGRFRVVHACWDAGLIEPLRALFPNGCVDEHFLQASAESGSFACTVFDRLLRGTDMRLPDGLTMTSGDGLVRSFFRTKFWEDDPQTYGDIVFQPDALPDPVARKPLSSSEKNNLLRYGVDEPLLFVGHYWRSGKPAPIRPNLACLDYSAVLYGKLVAYRLDQETRLDPHKFVWVDVERPEVLK from the coding sequence ATGCTCGATCCCGCGCGTAGCTACGACCTGATCGGTGACGTGCACGGTTGCGCTCTGACCCTTGAGCATTTGCTCGACCGGCTCGGTTATCACAAACAAGGTGGCGTCTGGCGCCATGCCTCACGCATGGCAGTGTTCGTCGGCGACATCATCGACCGTGGCCCACGGATTCGCGAGGCGTTGCATATCGTCCACGACATGGTCGAGGCCGGTCAGGCGCTGTGCATCATGGGCAATCACGAATTCAACGCCCTGGGCTGGGCGACGCCGGCACTGCCCGGCAGCGGCAAGCAATTCGTGCGCGAACATACCCCGCGCCACGCCCGTTTGCTGCATGAAACCCTGACCCAGTTCGAACACCATCCAGGCGACTGGCATGATTTCCAGCAATGGTTCTATGAGCTGCCACTGTTCGTCGATGCCGGGCGCTTCCGGGTAGTCCATGCCTGCTGGGACGCCGGCCTTATCGAGCCGCTGCGGGCCCTGTTCCCCAATGGCTGCGTGGATGAACACTTCCTACAGGCTTCTGCCGAGTCGGGCAGTTTTGCCTGCACCGTGTTCGACCGCCTGCTGCGCGGCACCGACATGCGCCTGCCTGACGGCCTGACCATGACCAGTGGCGATGGCCTGGTGCGTTCATTCTTCCGCACCAAATTCTGGGAAGACGACCCGCAAACCTACGGCGACATCGTGTTCCAGCCCGATGCGCTGCCAGATCCGGTGGCACGCAAGCCATTGTCCTCCAGCGAAAAGAACAACCTGCTGCGCTACGGCGTCGACGAACCGTTGCTGTTTGTCGGTCATTACTGGCGCAGTGGCAAACCGGCGCCGATTCGTCCGAACCTGGCCTGCCTGGATTACAGCGCCGTGCTCTATGGCAAGCTGGTCGCCTATCGGCTGGATCAGGAAACGCGGCTCGATCCGCACAAATTTGTCTGGGTCGATGTCGAGCGGCCAGAGGTGTTGAAATGA
- a CDS encoding DUF2797 domain-containing protein — MIEIGRGAISKMSARLDGPNVQYAFRLGDVEVPVNPLIGSTVRLEYLGAIHCIHCGRKTKTSFSQGYCYPCMTKLAQCDVCIMSPERCHFDAGTCREPEWGEKFCMTDHIVYLSNSSGVKVGITRATQLPTRWIDQGARQALPIMRVATRQQSGFVEDLFRSQVADKTNWRALLKGEAASVDLAGVRDELFASCADGLRALQDRFGLQAIQPVTDVETLEIKYPVEQYPAKIVSFNLDKQPIAEGTLLGVKGQYLIFDTGVINIRKYTAYQLAVHQ, encoded by the coding sequence TTGATCGAGATTGGCCGCGGTGCAATCAGCAAAATGTCGGCGCGCCTGGACGGGCCGAACGTGCAATACGCCTTTCGCCTGGGCGACGTCGAGGTACCGGTCAATCCGTTGATCGGCAGCACGGTACGCCTGGAATATTTGGGTGCGATCCATTGCATCCATTGCGGGCGCAAGACTAAAACCAGTTTCAGCCAGGGTTACTGCTACCCGTGCATGACCAAGCTGGCCCAGTGCGACGTGTGCATCATGAGCCCGGAACGTTGCCATTTCGACGCCGGCACCTGCCGTGAGCCGGAGTGGGGCGAGAAGTTCTGCATGACCGATCACATCGTCTACCTGTCGAATTCTTCCGGGGTGAAAGTCGGGATTACCCGCGCCACCCAGTTGCCGACTCGGTGGATCGACCAGGGTGCCCGTCAGGCGCTGCCGATCATGCGCGTCGCCACTCGCCAGCAGTCCGGCTTCGTCGAGGATCTGTTCCGCAGTCAGGTGGCCGACAAGACCAACTGGCGTGCCTTGCTCAAGGGTGAAGCGGCGTCGGTGGATCTGGCCGGGGTTCGCGACGAGCTGTTCGCCAGTTGCGCGGACGGCCTTCGCGCTTTGCAGGATCGATTCGGCCTGCAGGCGATCCAGCCGGTGACCGATGTCGAAACGCTCGAAATCAAATACCCGGTCGAGCAGTACCCGGCCAAGATTGTCAGTTTCAACCTGGACAAGCAGCCGATTGCCGAAGGCACGCTGTTGGGGGTCAAGGGCCAGTACCTGATCTTCGATACCGGCGTGATCAACATTCGTAAATACACGGCCTACCAGCTCGCCGTGCATCAGTAA
- a CDS encoding YeaC family protein — MSSFNEMIKNITPDIYQSLKLAVEIGKWSDGGKLTAEQRELSLQAMIAWEIQNLPEEERTGYMGPQECASKSIQVPNILFKSDAIH, encoded by the coding sequence ATGTCCTCTTTTAACGAAATGATCAAGAACATCACCCCGGACATATACCAGAGCCTGAAACTGGCGGTGGAAATCGGTAAATGGTCCGACGGTGGCAAGCTCACCGCCGAGCAACGCGAACTGTCGCTGCAAGCGATGATCGCCTGGGAAATCCAGAACCTGCCCGAGGAAGAGCGTACTGGCTACATGGGCCCGCAGGAGTGTGCGTCGAAGTCGATTCAAGTGCCGAATATCCTGTTCAAGTCGGATGCCATCCATTGA
- a CDS encoding rhomboid family intramembrane serine protease — protein sequence MSKVAVLRLPLAVDLSGFVKLLQRMQVPHRVSEEAGEQVLWVPDNISEDVRALYERFPAGDPEQQLDIPVAQTVRRPGFLEQVRYAKATAVVLLLSILVGTLTQLGENFSTLHWFTFLDFRVAGEYIHFTPLATSLAEGQWWRLVSPMLIHFGILHLAMNGMWYWELGRRIESRQGTINLIGLTLLFSLASNYAQYLYTGPSLFGGLSGVLYGLLGHCWIFQLLAPNAAYRLPRGVLVMMLVWLLLCMSGLVSMIGFGEIANAAHVSGLLVGCLTGLLGGLYNRRKLAA from the coding sequence ATGAGTAAGGTCGCGGTATTGCGCCTGCCCTTGGCGGTGGACCTGAGCGGCTTCGTCAAGTTGCTGCAGCGCATGCAGGTGCCGCACCGGGTCAGCGAAGAGGCGGGCGAGCAGGTGCTCTGGGTGCCGGACAATATCAGCGAAGACGTGCGTGCCTTGTACGAGCGTTTTCCAGCGGGCGATCCCGAGCAACAGCTGGATATTCCGGTGGCACAGACCGTTCGCCGGCCGGGCTTCCTCGAGCAGGTTCGCTACGCCAAGGCCACCGCAGTCGTGTTGCTGCTGAGCATTCTGGTCGGCACGCTGACGCAGTTGGGCGAAAACTTCAGCACCCTGCACTGGTTCACCTTCCTCGATTTCCGTGTGGCCGGCGAGTACATCCACTTCACGCCACTGGCCACCAGTCTGGCGGAGGGCCAATGGTGGCGGCTGGTCAGCCCGATGCTGATCCACTTCGGCATCCTGCACCTGGCGATGAACGGCATGTGGTACTGGGAGCTGGGACGACGCATCGAATCGCGCCAGGGCACCATCAATCTGATTGGCCTGACCTTGCTCTTCAGCCTGGCGTCCAACTACGCACAGTACCTGTATACCGGCCCGAGCCTGTTCGGAGGCCTGTCCGGCGTGCTGTACGGGTTGCTGGGCCATTGCTGGATTTTCCAGCTACTGGCACCGAACGCCGCCTATCGTCTGCCACGTGGCGTGCTGGTAATGATGCTGGTCTGGTTGCTGCTCTGCATGTCCGGGCTGGTCTCGATGATCGGCTTCGGTGAAATCGCCAACGCGGCCCATGTCAGCGGGCTGCTCGTCGGATGCTTGACCGGCTTGTTGGGTGGTTTGTACAACCGCCGTAAACTGGCCGCCTGA
- a CDS encoding NAD(+) kinase codes for MEQFRNIGIIGRLGSSQVLDTVRRLKRFLLDRHLHVILEDTIAEVLPGHGLQTSSRKMLGEVCDMVIVVGGDGSLLGAARALAKHNIPVLGINRGSLGFLTDIRPDELEIKVAEVLDGHYLVENRFLLQAEVRRHAEAIGQGDALNDVVLHPGKSTRMIEFELYIDGQFVCSQKADGLIVATPTGSTAYALSAGGPIMHPKLDAIVIVPMYPHTLSGRPIVVDGNSELKIVVSKDMQIYPQVSCDGQNHFTCAPGDTITVSKKAQKLRLIHPLDHNYYEVCRTKLGWGSKLGGGGD; via the coding sequence ATGGAGCAATTTCGTAATATCGGCATCATCGGCCGCCTGGGCAGCTCCCAGGTGCTGGATACCGTCCGCCGACTCAAGCGTTTTCTGCTCGACCGTCACCTGCATGTGATCCTCGAAGACACCATCGCTGAAGTCCTGCCGGGCCACGGCTTGCAAACCTCGTCGCGCAAGATGCTCGGCGAAGTGTGTGACATGGTGATTGTGGTCGGCGGTGATGGCAGCCTGCTTGGCGCCGCAAGGGCGCTGGCCAAGCACAATATCCCGGTGCTCGGCATCAACCGTGGCAGCCTGGGCTTTCTCACCGACATCCGTCCCGATGAGCTGGAAATCAAGGTCGCCGAAGTGCTCGACGGCCACTATCTGGTGGAAAACCGCTTCCTGCTGCAGGCCGAAGTCCGTCGTCACGCTGAGGCCATCGGGCAGGGCGATGCACTGAACGACGTGGTGCTGCACCCCGGCAAGTCCACGCGGATGATCGAGTTCGAGCTGTATATCGACGGCCAGTTCGTCTGCAGCCAGAAGGCCGACGGCCTGATCGTCGCCACGCCCACCGGATCCACTGCCTACGCGCTTTCCGCCGGCGGCCCGATCATGCATCCCAAGCTCGACGCCATTGTAATTGTGCCGATGTACCCCCATACCTTGTCGGGCCGGCCAATTGTGGTAGATGGCAACAGTGAGCTGAAAATCGTCGTGTCGAAGGATATGCAGATTTACCCGCAAGTCTCGTGTGACGGGCAGAACCACTTTACCTGTGCGCCCGGCGACACCATCACCGTCAGTAAAAAGGCCCAGAAGTTGCGGCTGATCCACCCACTCGACCACAACTACTATGAAGTCTGCCGGACCAAGCTCGGCTGGGGCAGCAAGTTGGGTGGTGGAGGCGACTGA
- a CDS encoding WD40/YVTN/BNR-like repeat-containing protein translates to MSEPVMGVGTCRPPALRKFALLATALSLLGCSVWSASALSADAPATDAVYSVESAKASKSLVLDVVHAGKRLVAVGDRGHILYSDDQGATWTQAKVPTRQLLTSVFFVDDKHGWAVGHDAQILSSEDGGVTWTKQFEDLKRESPLLDVWFQDVSNGFAVGAYGALMATTDGGKNWEDVSDRLDNEDQYHLNAITAVKDAGLFIVGEQGSMFRSADWGQTWEKLEGPYEGSLFGVIGTAQPNTLLAYGLRGNLYRSTDFGSTWEQVELKAERGALEFGLSGGTLLEDGSIVIVGNGGSVISSSDNGETFSVFNRRDRISISSVVGAGNGNLILGGQGGVRATMPNGAELGK, encoded by the coding sequence ATGAGTGAGCCTGTCATGGGTGTGGGTACCTGCCGCCCGCCGGCACTGCGTAAATTCGCCTTGTTGGCTACAGCGCTCTCGCTGTTGGGCTGTTCCGTGTGGTCGGCGTCAGCCTTGTCGGCCGATGCTCCGGCAACTGACGCTGTTTATTCCGTTGAATCGGCCAAGGCCAGCAAAAGCCTGGTGCTCGATGTCGTTCACGCAGGCAAGCGCCTGGTGGCGGTCGGGGATCGCGGGCACATTCTTTATTCCGATGACCAGGGCGCGACCTGGACCCAGGCGAAGGTGCCAACCCGGCAACTGCTGACCTCGGTGTTCTTTGTCGATGACAAGCACGGCTGGGCCGTTGGTCATGACGCACAGATCCTCTCCAGCGAGGACGGCGGCGTTACCTGGACCAAGCAATTCGAAGATCTCAAACGCGAATCGCCGCTGCTCGACGTCTGGTTTCAGGACGTCAGCAACGGCTTTGCCGTGGGCGCCTATGGTGCCTTGATGGCGACCACCGATGGCGGGAAAAACTGGGAAGACGTCAGCGATCGCCTGGACAACGAAGACCAGTACCACCTCAACGCCATCACCGCGGTCAAGGATGCCGGGCTGTTCATCGTGGGCGAGCAGGGCAGCATGTTCCGTTCCGCCGACTGGGGGCAGACCTGGGAGAAGCTCGAAGGTCCGTACGAAGGTTCGCTGTTCGGCGTGATCGGCACCGCTCAACCCAACACCCTGTTGGCCTACGGCCTGCGCGGCAATCTTTATCGCTCCACGGACTTCGGCAGCACTTGGGAGCAGGTCGAACTCAAGGCTGAGCGTGGCGCGCTGGAGTTCGGCCTGTCCGGCGGCACGTTGCTCGAGGATGGTTCCATCGTGATCGTCGGCAACGGCGGTTCGGTGATCAGCAGCAGCGACAACGGCGAAACCTTCAGCGTCTTCAACCGTCGGGATCGTATTTCCATCTCGTCGGTGGTCGGTGCAGGGAACGGCAATCTGATCCTGGGTGGGCAGGGCGGCGTTCGCGCAACGATGCCAAACGGTGCCGAGTTGGGCAAATGA
- the pepN gene encoding aminopeptidase N has protein sequence MRTEQPKMIYLKDYQAPEYLIDETHLTFELFEDHSLVHAQLVMRRNPERGPGLPPLVLDGQQLDLLSVTLADRELTAADYQLTENHLTLHPTSTTFTVDTSVRIHPETNTALEGLYKSGTMFCTQCEAEGFRKITYYLDRPDVMSTFTTTVVAEQHSYPVLLSNGNPIASGPGEDGRHWATWEDPFKKPAYLFALVAGDLWCVEDTFTTMTDRVVALRIYVEPENIDKCQHAMDSLKKSMRWDEEVYGREYDLDIFMIVAVNDFNMGAMENKGLNIFNSSAVLAKAETATDAAHQRVEAIVAHEYFHNWSGNRVTCRDWFQLSLKEGFTVFRDSHFSADMNSATVKRIQDVAYLRTHQFAEDAGPMAHAVRPDSFIEISNFYTLTVYEKGSEVVGMIHTLLGAEGFRKGSDLYFERHDGQAVTCDDFIKAMEDANGVDLTQFKRWYSQAGTPRLVVSESYDAAAKTYSLTFRQSCPQTPDKVEKLPFVIPVALGLLDGKGAEMPLRLAGEASAQGTSRVISVTEAEQTFTFVDVAEQPLPSLLRGFSAPVKLSFPYNRDQLMFLMQHDSDGFNRWDAGQQLSVQVLQELIAQQQKGETLVLDQRLVSALRTVLSDESLDQAMVAEMLSLPSEAYLTEISEVADVEAIHLAREFARKQLAEALLEGLWLRYQANRELSKQTPYVAEAEHFARRALQNIALSYLMLSGKPEVLAATLEQFDACDNMTERLTALAVLVNSPFEEQKAKALASFAAHFSDNPLVMDQWFSVQAGSVLPGGLERVKALMEHPAFNIKNPNKVRALIGAFAGQNLINFHAADGSGYRFLADLVIELNGFNPQIASRQLAPLTRWRKYDTARQALMKGELERIRASGQLSSDVFEVVSKSLA, from the coding sequence ATGCGCACCGAACAACCGAAGATGATCTACCTCAAGGACTATCAGGCGCCCGAGTACCTGATTGACGAAACTCACCTGACCTTCGAGTTGTTCGAGGACCACAGCCTGGTCCATGCGCAACTGGTGATGCGCCGCAACCCCGAGCGTGGCCCGGGCCTGCCGCCGCTGGTGCTGGACGGCCAGCAGCTCGATTTGCTATCGGTCACCCTGGCTGACCGTGAACTGACGGCGGCTGACTATCAGTTGACCGAGAACCACCTGACGCTGCACCCGACCAGCACCACTTTCACGGTCGATACCAGCGTGCGCATCCACCCGGAAACCAACACCGCGCTGGAAGGCCTGTACAAGTCCGGCACGATGTTCTGCACCCAGTGCGAGGCTGAGGGCTTTCGCAAGATTACCTATTACCTCGACCGTCCGGACGTGATGAGCACGTTCACCACCACCGTGGTCGCCGAGCAGCACAGCTACCCGGTGCTGCTGTCCAACGGCAACCCGATCGCCTCGGGCCCTGGCGAAGATGGCCGGCACTGGGCGACCTGGGAAGATCCGTTCAAGAAGCCGGCTTACCTGTTTGCACTGGTGGCCGGTGATTTGTGGTGTGTCGAAGACACCTTCACCACCATGACTGATCGTGTCGTGGCACTGCGTATCTACGTCGAACCGGAAAACATCGACAAGTGCCAGCACGCCATGGACAGCCTGAAGAAGTCCATGCGCTGGGACGAGGAGGTGTACGGTCGCGAGTACGATCTGGACATCTTCATGATCGTCGCCGTGAACGACTTCAACATGGGCGCGATGGAGAACAAGGGCCTCAACATCTTCAACTCCAGTGCCGTGCTGGCCAAGGCCGAAACCGCCACCGACGCCGCGCATCAGCGAGTCGAAGCCATCGTCGCCCACGAGTACTTCCACAACTGGTCGGGCAACCGCGTGACCTGCCGCGACTGGTTCCAGTTGTCGCTCAAGGAAGGCTTCACCGTTTTCCGCGACTCGCATTTCTCCGCCGACATGAACTCGGCCACGGTCAAGCGCATCCAGGACGTCGCTTATCTGCGCACTCACCAGTTCGCCGAAGACGCCGGCCCCATGGCCCACGCCGTGCGCCCGGACAGCTTCATCGAGATTTCCAACTTCTACACCCTGACCGTGTATGAAAAGGGTTCGGAAGTGGTCGGCATGATCCATACCTTGCTCGGCGCCGAAGGCTTCCGCAAAGGCAGCGACCTGTACTTCGAACGCCACGACGGCCAGGCCGTGACCTGCGATGACTTCATCAAGGCCATGGAAGACGCCAACGGTGTCGACCTGACCCAGTTCAAGCGCTGGTACAGCCAGGCGGGCACTCCGCGTCTGGTGGTCAGTGAGTCTTACGATGCCGCAGCGAAAACCTACAGCCTGACCTTCCGCCAGAGCTGCCCGCAAACCCCGGACAAGGTGGAAAAGCTGCCGTTCGTGATTCCGGTCGCCCTCGGTCTGCTGGATGGCAAGGGCGCCGAAATGCCGCTGCGTCTTGCTGGCGAAGCTTCCGCGCAAGGCACTTCGCGAGTCATCTCCGTGACCGAAGCCGAGCAGACCTTCACCTTCGTCGATGTCGCCGAACAGCCGCTGCCATCCTTGCTGCGTGGCTTCTCCGCGCCGGTAAAACTCAGCTTCCCGTACAACCGCGACCAACTGATGTTCCTGATGCAGCACGACAGCGACGGTTTCAATCGCTGGGACGCCGGCCAGCAATTGTCGGTGCAGGTGCTGCAGGAACTGATTGCCCAGCAGCAGAAGGGTGAAACGCTGGTACTGGATCAGCGTCTGGTGTCGGCCTTGCGCACCGTGCTGTCCGATGAGTCGCTTGATCAGGCGATGGTCGCCGAAATGCTTTCGTTGCCGAGCGAAGCCTATCTGACCGAAATCAGCGAAGTGGCGGATGTCGAGGCCATTCACCTCGCCCGTGAATTCGCTCGCAAGCAACTGGCCGAGGCGTTGCTCGAAGGCCTGTGGCTGCGCTATCAGGCCAACCGCGAACTGTCGAAACAAACGCCATACGTGGCCGAAGCCGAGCATTTCGCCCGTCGTGCGTTGCAGAATATTGCGCTGTCGTACCTGATGCTCAGCGGCAAACCTGAAGTGCTGGCGGCGACGCTGGAGCAGTTCGATGCCTGCGACAACATGACCGAGCGCCTGACCGCGCTGGCGGTGCTGGTCAATTCACCGTTCGAGGAGCAGAAAGCCAAGGCCCTGGCCAGTTTCGCCGCGCACTTCAGCGACAACCCGCTGGTCATGGATCAGTGGTTCAGCGTTCAGGCCGGCAGCGTATTGCCGGGTGGTCTGGAGCGGGTCAAGGCACTGATGGAGCATCCGGCGTTCAACATCAAGAACCCGAACAAGGTGCGCGCGCTGATCGGTGCGTTTGCCGGGCAGAACCTGATCAACTTCCACGCGGCGGATGGTTCGGGGTATCGCTTCCTCGCGGACCTGGTGATCGAGCTCAATGGCTTCAACCCGCAAATCGCCTCCCGTCAATTGGCGCCGCTGACACGCTGGCGCAAGTATGACACTGCGCGTCAGGCGTTGATGAAAGGCGAGCTGGAGCGCATTCGCGCTTCGGGACAATTGTCCAGCGACGTGTTTGAAGTGGTCAGCAAGAGCCTGGCTTGA
- a CDS encoding efflux RND transporter permease subunit gives MTSLSTHHQDKATFLERLIFNNRPAVITICLLVSIFLFWQATLIRPSTSFEKMIPLEHPFIQKMMEHRNDLANLGNTVRISVEATDGDIFSKEYMETLRQIHDEVFYISGVDRSGLKSLWSPSVRWTEVTEEGFAGGEVIPQSYNGSQQSLDMLRNNVLKSGQIGRLVANDFKSSIVDIPLLESYPDPQDQGKLLALDYRKFSHDLEEKIRDKFEKQNPNVKIHIVGFAKKVGDLIDGLVMVVMFFGVAFVITLILLYWFTNCMRSTVAVLSTTLVAVIWQLGLMHFFGFGLDPYSMLVPFLIFAIGISHGVQKINGIALQSSEADNALTAARRTFRQLFLPGMIAILADAVGFITLLIIDIGVIRELAIGASIGVAVIVFTNLILLPVAISYVGISKRAVDRSKKDAHREHPFWRLLANFASAKVAPVSILLALIAFGGGLWYSQNLKIGDLDQGAPELRPDSRYNKDNNFIINNYSTSSDVLVVMVKTKAEGCSRYEAMAPIDELMWKMQNTEGVQSAISLVTVSKQMIKGMNEGNLKWETLSRNPDVLNNSIARADGLYNNNCSLAPVLVFLNDHKAETLDRAVHAVQEFAKENNKEGLEFILAAGNAGIEAATNEVIKKSELTILILVYICVAVMCMITFRSWAATLCIVLPLVLTSVLGNALMAFMGIGVKVATLPVVALGVGIGVDYGIYIYSRLESFLRAGLPLQEAYYQTLKSTGKAVLFTGLCLAIGVCTWIFSAIKFQADMGLMLTFMLLWNMFGALWLLPALARFLIKPEKLAGQKGNSLFAH, from the coding sequence ATGACTTCCTTGAGCACTCATCATCAGGACAAGGCGACGTTTCTTGAGCGCCTGATTTTCAACAACCGCCCGGCAGTGATCACCATCTGCCTGCTGGTCAGCATTTTCCTGTTCTGGCAGGCCACGCTGATCCGGCCATCCACCAGTTTCGAAAAAATGATCCCGCTGGAGCATCCCTTCATTCAAAAGATGATGGAGCACCGCAACGATCTGGCGAACCTGGGCAACACCGTGCGGATTTCCGTGGAAGCCACCGACGGTGACATCTTTTCCAAGGAGTACATGGAGACCCTGCGTCAGATCCACGACGAGGTGTTCTACATTTCCGGCGTCGACCGCTCCGGCCTCAAGTCCCTGTGGAGCCCGAGCGTTCGCTGGACCGAAGTGACGGAGGAGGGCTTCGCCGGTGGTGAAGTGATCCCGCAGAGTTACAACGGCTCCCAGCAGAGCCTCGACATGCTGCGCAACAACGTACTCAAGTCCGGGCAGATCGGGCGGCTGGTGGCCAACGACTTCAAGTCGAGCATCGTCGACATCCCGTTGCTGGAGTCCTATCCGGACCCGCAGGACCAGGGCAAGCTGCTGGCGCTCGACTACCGCAAGTTCTCCCACGATCTTGAAGAAAAGATCCGGGACAAGTTCGAAAAACAGAACCCCAACGTAAAGATCCATATCGTCGGTTTCGCCAAGAAGGTCGGTGACCTGATCGATGGCCTGGTGATGGTGGTGATGTTCTTCGGCGTCGCCTTCGTCATCACTCTGATCCTGCTCTATTGGTTCACCAACTGCATGCGCAGTACCGTGGCGGTGTTGAGCACGACACTGGTGGCGGTGATCTGGCAACTGGGGTTGATGCATTTCTTCGGCTTCGGTCTCGACCCGTACTCGATGCTGGTGCCGTTCCTGATCTTCGCCATCGGCATTTCCCACGGTGTGCAGAAAATCAACGGTATCGCCCTGCAATCCAGTGAGGCGGACAACGCCCTGACCGCTGCGCGCCGTACCTTCCGTCAACTGTTCCTGCCGGGGATGATCGCGATCCTCGCCGACGCCGTGGGCTTCATCACCCTGCTGATCATCGACATCGGCGTGATCCGCGAGCTGGCCATTGGCGCGTCCATCGGCGTGGCGGTGATCGTGTTCACCAACCTGATCCTGCTGCCGGTGGCGATTTCCTACGTCGGCATCAGCAAGCGCGCCGTGGACCGCAGCAAGAAGGACGCGCACCGCGAACATCCGTTCTGGCGCCTGCTGGCCAACTTTGCCAGCGCCAAGGTGGCCCCGGTCTCGATTCTGCTGGCGTTGATCGCCTTTGGCGGCGGCCTCTGGTACAGCCAGAACCTGAAGATTGGTGACCTCGACCAGGGTGCGCCGGAGCTGCGTCCGGATTCGCGCTACAACAAGGACAACAACTTCATCATCAACAACTACTCCACCAGCTCCGATGTATTGGTGGTGATGGTCAAGACCAAGGCCGAAGGTTGCTCGCGCTATGAAGCCATGGCGCCGATCGACGAGCTGATGTGGAAGATGCAGAACACCGAGGGCGTGCAGTCGGCGATTTCCCTGGTGACCGTGTCCAAGCAGATGATCAAGGGCATGAACGAGGGCAACCTGAAATGGGAAACCCTGTCGCGTAACCCGGACGTGCTGAACAACTCCATCGCCCGTGCCGATGGCCTGTACAACAACAATTGCTCCCTGGCGCCGGTGCTGGTGTTCCTCAATGATCACAAGGCCGAGACCCTGGATCGTGCGGTGCATGCGGTGCAGGAGTTCGCCAAGGAAAACAACAAGGAAGGCCTGGAGTTCATCCTCGCCGCCGGTAACGCCGGTATCGAGGCGGCCACCAACGAGGTGATCAAGAAGTCCGAGCTGACCATCCTGATCCTGGTGTACATCTGTGTGGCGGTCATGTGCATGATCACCTTCCGCTCCTGGGCGGCGACCTTGTGTATCGTGCTGCCGCTGGTACTGACCTCGGTACTGGGCAACGCCCTGATGGCCTTCATGGGCATCGGCGTGAAGGTCGCGACCTTGCCGGTGGTGGCCTTGGGCGTGGGCATCGGCGTGGACTACGGCATCTACATCTACAGCCGTCTGGAAAGCTTCCTGCGCGCCGGTTTGCCGCTGCAAGAGGCGTACTATCAGACGCTGAAGTCCACCGGTAAAGCCGTGCTATTCACCGGTCTGTGCCTGGCCATCGGCGTGTGCACCTGGATCTTCTCGGCGATCAAGTTCCAGGCCGACATGGGCCTGATGCTGACCTTCATGCTGCTGTGGAACATGTTCGGCGCGCTGTGGCTGCTGCCAGCGCTGGCACGCTTCCTGATCAAGCCGGAGAAACTGGCGGGGCAGAAGGGCAATTCGCTGTTTGCGCACTGA
- a CDS encoding FadR/GntR family transcriptional regulator: MDYRKPSDRKSMHSRIVQELGMHIVSGRFLPDDKLPAEALLCEEYAVSRPVLREATRVLVAKGLVYSRPRVGTVVKPRKDWHMLDPDVLHWLMQSSPQNEFFDLLTSVRSIIEPAAAALAAQFATDADIASIGEAYQRMEAAPTPEALLQPDLDFHSRIADATHNDLLANLCNMLSVAIAEALKHSNQRPNLHELALPRHKAILTAIENRDALGARHATLVQLDDARNALNVVLGTDPA; encoded by the coding sequence ATGGATTACCGCAAACCCTCCGATCGCAAAAGCATGCATTCGCGCATCGTTCAGGAACTGGGCATGCACATCGTCTCCGGACGCTTCCTGCCGGACGACAAACTGCCGGCCGAAGCCCTGCTATGCGAGGAATATGCGGTCAGCCGGCCGGTATTGCGTGAAGCGACCCGTGTATTGGTCGCCAAGGGCCTGGTTTACTCTCGTCCGCGAGTCGGCACCGTGGTCAAGCCGCGCAAGGACTGGCACATGCTCGATCCGGACGTGCTGCACTGGCTGATGCAAAGCAGCCCGCAAAACGAGTTCTTCGACCTGTTGACCAGCGTGCGCAGCATCATCGAACCGGCCGCTGCCGCCCTGGCCGCCCAGTTCGCCACCGATGCCGACATCGCCTCCATCGGCGAAGCCTATCAACGCATGGAAGCCGCACCGACGCCCGAAGCGTTGTTGCAACCGGACCTGGATTTCCACAGCCGCATCGCCGACGCCACCCATAACGACTTGCTGGCCAACTTGTGCAACATGCTCTCGGTGGCGATTGCCGAAGCGTTGAAACACTCGAACCAGCGGCCGAACCTGCATGAACTGGCGTTGCCACGGCACAAGGCGATCCTCACCGCCATCGAGAACCGTGATGCGCTGGGTGCGCGGCATGCGACGCTGGTGCAGCTGGACGATGCGCGTAATGCGTTGAATGTGGTGTTGGGTACGGATCCCGCCTGA